The region GCGCGTCCTCAACCCAGATTACTCACATCATTACGTTGCTTAACGATCACACGGTGTGCCGCGTCATCGAACTGACCCTGGCCGAAAAAGGCGACCCTGGCGTGCCATTCAGTTGGCTATGTTTTGGCAGCGAGGGTCGCCGCGAGCAGACACTGCACACCGATCAGGACAACGGCATTTTGTTCGAGGCCCGGGACGCCGCCCATGCCGCCGAGATTCGCGGCAAGCTGTTGCCCATTGCCCAGCAGATCAATCAGAGCCTGGCGCTCTGCGGCTTTACCTTGTGCAAAGGCAACATCATGGCCGGCAACCCCGAGCTGTGTTTGTCCCGGATCGAGTGGGCACGGCGGTTTGCGGCGTTTATCCGCGAGGCGACGCCGGAGAACCTGTTGAGTTCAAGCATCTATTTCGACCTGCGGGTAGTCTGGGGCGACGAACAAGGCTGCGAGCAACTGCGCCGGGGCATTCTCGATCAGGTCGGCGACAATCGACTGTTCCAGCGCATGATGGCCGAAAACGCCTTGCGTAACCGACCGCCTGTAGGACGCTTTCGCGAGTTTGTTCTAGCCCGTAAAAACGGTGAAAAGGCCACCCTCGACCTGAAGGTGCAAGGCCTCACCCCGTTTGTCGACGGCGCACGCCTGCTGGCACTGGCCCACGGCATCGCGACCAACAACACCCAGGAACGCTTCCGGCAACTGGTGGCCAAAGAGGTCATCGAGCGCCTGGACGGCGCGGCGTATGAAGAGGCGTATCACTTCATCCAGCAAACACGCATGCAGCAACATCAACTGCAAATCCGCGAGAACCTGCCCTACTCCAACCGGGTGGACCCGGATAGCCTCAATCATCTGGACCGGCGCATCCTGCGTGAATCGCTGCGCCAGGCGCAACGCCTGCAAAGCAGCCTGACGCTGCGGTATCAGCTATGAGTTTGTTTTCATGGCTGCGGCCCGCAACGCCCCTGCTGGCCGCCGAGCTGCAACAGCGCCTGCAACACTTGCCGCCGATGCCCGAACTAAGTGAATGCAGCCTGCGAGAGCAACGTTGGGTGGTGCTCGACCTGGAAACCACCGGGCTGAATCTGAACAAGGACCGTGTGTTATCCATCGGCGCGGTGGTGATCGAGGACGGCGCCATTGATTTCAGCCAGCAGTTTGAACGCACCTTGCAATGTGCCGACATGAAGCTAGCCCCCAGCGTGTTGATTCACGGTCTTGGCCCCAGTGCAATTGCTGCCGGCAGCGATCCGGCCCAGGCCTTGCTGCAATTCATGGAGTTCGTGGGCGACAGCCCGCTGCTGGCGTTTCATGCTCCGTTCGATCAGCACATGCTCGGGCGCGCGCTCAAAGATCATCTGGGCTACAAGCTGCAACATACGTTTCTGGATGTAGCAGACATCGCCCCGCTGCTGTGCCCGCAGGCGAACATCCGCGAGGCCGGGCTTGATGAGTGGATCAACTGGTTCAAGCTGCAGGTGTTCGAACGTCACAACGCCAGTGCCGACGCGTTGGCGACTGCGGAGCTGGCACTGATTCTGTTCAGTCGAGCGCGCCAGCAACAGATTCATAGCCCCTTGAACCTGCAACAGCGGTTGAACCAGTGGAAACGCCGACAGCAGGCGCCTTCCTTCTAGCCCCCCCCGCACAAAAGCCACCCGACCAGCGTCAATTGCTTACCTCTCCCGCCTCTGCCAGAATCGCGAACTATTCTCGTTAGTTAACGTTTCCCAATCGGTAATGCGCTGTGTCGTCAGTCCCAAGCCCTCAAAATGTGCTCGTTGGTGCGTTGTATCGCGACCACCGTGGCTGGCTGCTGGCTTGGTTGCGGCGCAACGTCGCCTGTCCGCAACGGGCCGAAGACCTGAGCCAGGACACATTCGTGCGACTGTTGGGGCGCGATGAACTGCACGCACCACGCGAACCGCGAGCATTTTTGGTGGCGATTGCCAAGGGCCTGCTGTTCGACTACTTCCGCCGTGCCGCGCTGGAGCAGGCCTACCTCACCGAACTGATGCGAGTCCCCGAAGGCGAGCAACCCTCGGTGGAAGAGCAGCAACTGATTCTCGAGGACCTTAAAGCGATAGACCGCCTATTGGGCCGGTTGTCGAGCAAAGCCCGGGCAGCGTTTCTCTATAACCGCCTTGACGGCCTCGGCCACGCCGAAATCGCCGAGAAACTCGGCGTTTCGGTGCCACGCGTGCGTCAGTATCTGGCCCAAGGCATTCGTCAGTGCTACATCGCGCTCTACGGTGAACCGGTGTGACCCCGGTCAGTTCAAAACCGGTGTCGGCGCAGGTACTTGACGCCGCCATTGCCTGGCAATTGTCGTTGGACTGCGCAAACCCGGTCGAACGCGAAGAGTTCGCCAAATGGCACGGCGCCCACGAAGAACACGCTCGAGCGTGGCGCCAGTTAGGCATGCTCGATCAGCGTTTCAGCGTCGCCAGTGGTCCGGCGCGCACGGCGTTGCTGCAATCGCGAGCAAGTCTGCGCCGCCGCGTGCGCACGCTTGGCAGTGGCCTGGCCAGCGTCGTGGCGGTGATCGGCCTGACGCTGTTCGCCGGTG is a window of Pseudomonas sp. DC1.2 DNA encoding:
- a CDS encoding 3'-5' exonuclease; this encodes MSLFSWLRPATPLLAAELQQRLQHLPPMPELSECSLREQRWVVLDLETTGLNLNKDRVLSIGAVVIEDGAIDFSQQFERTLQCADMKLAPSVLIHGLGPSAIAAGSDPAQALLQFMEFVGDSPLLAFHAPFDQHMLGRALKDHLGYKLQHTFLDVADIAPLLCPQANIREAGLDEWINWFKLQVFERHNASADALATAELALILFSRARQQQIHSPLNLQQRLNQWKRRQQAPSF
- a CDS encoding RNA polymerase sigma factor, with the protein product MSSVPSPQNVLVGALYRDHRGWLLAWLRRNVACPQRAEDLSQDTFVRLLGRDELHAPREPRAFLVAIAKGLLFDYFRRAALEQAYLTELMRVPEGEQPSVEEQQLILEDLKAIDRLLGRLSSKARAAFLYNRLDGLGHAEIAEKLGVSVPRVRQYLAQGIRQCYIALYGEPV